The Acidobacteriota bacterium genomic interval CCGCACCGCCGACGCACTGCTGGCGCAATTGCCGCCGGAGTGCCGCACCATCCTGGTGGATTTTCATGCCGAGGCGAGCAGCGAGAAACAGGCGCTGGGCTGGTATCTGGATGGCCGCGTAACCGCGGTGCTGGGCACGCACACGCATGTGCCGACGGCCGATGAGCGCATTTTGCCGCAGGGAACTGCCTTCCAGACCGATGTGGGCATGACCGGCGCCTACGAGGGCGTGATTGGATCGACCTTCGCCAGCGTGTTGCCCCGCCTGCTGCACGGCTACCCCGGCAAACTGGAGCAGGCCATAGAAGATGTCCGGCTGTGCGGCACTCTCATCGAAAGCCTGGAGGGCCGCGCCACCGCCATCGAGCGCGTCCAGTTGCGAATTGAGGAATAGACGCGCGCCTATGCGCGCATTTAAAAAATTTAATTGTGAACCCCCGAACGGGATGCTGGATCGAGTTGTCCGCTGAGATTCGGCCATATCGGGCCTTTGTGCCTGCGCCGCTTCCACCCGATCCACCGGTCAATGTTGGCCCACTTTTGCCGCTGCTAAGCCGTGCTGATCGAGCAATTGCTGCAACGCGTTCGTACGGAAGGCGATTGGGAGTCATGGCTCGAGTTCTTCCTTGCCGGAATCAGTGAGACGGCCGAGCAGGCCGCGGCGACCGCGGCTGCGATTCTGCAATTGCTCGAGGAAGATCGGGCAAAGCTTTCCGGCCTGGGGCGAACGCGGCTGTCTGCTCTACACGTACACTCGGCACTGCAAAAGGCACCGATCTTCTCGATTCCGGAAATTGAGCAGCGGACGGGTCTGGTCTACCCTACGGTGGCCCGCGCGGTTGCAAACATGACCCGGCTGGGGATGGTGCAGCGATTTGGAGACTCGAACATGCCCATGCTGTTTGCCTACCAGCAGTACCTCGATTTGCTGCAGGAGGGTACCGAGCCGCTGCCGCGCTGAGGGGGTCGGCTCAGTTGAGGTCGCGCCAGTTGGGACCGATGCCGACTTCAACCCGAAGGGGTACCGCGAGCGCGGCGACGCCTTCCATGGCGGCGCGGACCGCGCTTGCGAGAGCCTCGGCCTGGCGCTCGGGAACTTCCAGCACCAGCTCGTCGTGCACCTGCAGGAGCAAGCGCGCGTCATGCGCGGCCAGTTGCGGCTGCAGGCGGATCATGGCCAGCTTGATCAGATCCGCGGCGGTGCCTTGCAGGGGCGTGTTGATGGCGGTGCGCTCGGCAAAGCCGCGCAGCCCGGGATTGCGCGAGTCGAGATTGGGAATCGGCCGCACGCGTCCGAACAACGTGCGCACGCGGCCTTCCTGACGCGCCTGCGCCAGCGAGCGCTCGATGTAGGTTTTCACGCCCCCGTAGCGCTCGAAATAGCGCCGGATGAAGCCGGCGGCCTCTTTTTGCGGAATCCCCAACTGGCGCGACAGGCCGAAGGCGGAAAGACCGTAGACGATGCCGAAGTTGACCGCCTTGGCGCGGCGGCGGTGCTCGTCGGTCACGAGTAGCGGCGGCACGCCGAATACCTCGGCGGCCGTAAGGCGATGGATGTCGGTATCGCCGCGAAACGCCTGCAGCAGGAGCGGATCCTGACTGAAGTGCGCCAGCAGGCGCAGCTCAATCTGGGAGTAGTCGGCCGAAAGCAGAACATGACCAGGATCGGCCACGAAGGCGGCGCGGATTTGGCGGCCGATTTCACTGCGGATGGGGATGTTCTGCAGGTTGGGATTGATGGAGGCCAGGCGGCCCGTGGCGGAACCGGCAATCACAAAGGTGGTATGCAGGCGGCCGGTTTCGGGCCGGATGAGCGGCGGCAGAGCATCCACATACGTCGACTTCAGCTTGCTGAGCTGGCGATATTCGAGAATCGGGGGAATGACGGCGTGCTCGGCGAGCGTCTCGAGTACATCCACCGCGGTCGAAGGGGTCTTGGTTTTGCCGCGCTTGGCTGGCGCCGGCAACGCGAGCTTGCCGAACAGGACGTCGGCGAGCTGCTGGGGCGAATTGAGATTGAAGCGGCAGCCGGCGAGCTCGAACACCTGCTCCTGACAGGCGAGGGCGCGCTTCTCCAAGTCGAGCGAAAGCTGGCGCAGCGGCTCGGGGTCGAGCCGCACGCCGGCGGCTTCCATGGCCTCCAGTACGGGCACCAGCGGCAAATCGATGTCCCGATAGACCGGCCATTGGCCGGAGGTGCGCACGTGCGCCAGCAGCTCGGTGGAGGCGCGACCGGCGGTGAGCGCGGCCTGGCCGGCATCGGCAACCTCGGGCGGAAGCGCGAGACGGCGGGCGACGGCCTCCAGCGCGTAGCCGGACTGGGTGGGATCGTCGAGATAGGCGAGCAGGCC includes:
- a CDS encoding MarR family transcriptional regulator; translated protein: MLIEQLLQRVRTEGDWESWLEFFLAGISETAEQAAATAAAILQLLEEDRAKLSGLGRTRLSALHVHSALQKAPIFSIPEIEQRTGLVYPTVARAVANMTRLGMVQRFGDSNMPMLFAYQQYLDLLQEGTEPLPR
- the polA gene encoding DNA polymerase I, whose amino-acid sequence is MGYVFRAFHALPPLSNSRGVPTQAVLGFVNMLRKLIQEQQPQALAAVFDLAGPTFRDERFAAYKANRAAAPETLAPQIPYIRRALEAYRVPILELAGFEADDVIGTLAHQAAAAGDEVVVVSSDKDLLQLVGPHVQVYNPSSNTLYDAEQVIAKFGVRPEQVADYLALRGDAVDNIPGAPGIGEKGAQQIIARFGSLDAALAHAAEVERKTYRESLQNNREQILLSQELATIATQAPVAYEPDAWRLQSPDEDRCRALFTELEFHHLLQALPAVPLAPPPVSEAYAAVDLEALLKSAEPLGLAVGLDGSLGLGSTSDTRSGFATAAIVAECRTALADALHSPQRHWAWADAREIRAGLAAMQLSRPALDPDRVSDVGLLAYLDDPTQSGYALEAVARRLALPPEVADAGQAALTAGRASTELLAHVRTSGQWPVYRDIDLPLVPVLEAMEAAGVRLDPEPLRQLSLDLEKRALACQEQVFELAGCRFNLNSPQQLADVLFGKLALPAPAKRGKTKTPSTAVDVLETLAEHAVIPPILEYRQLSKLKSTYVDALPPLIRPETGRLHTTFVIAGSATGRLASINPNLQNIPIRSEIGRQIRAAFVADPGHVLLSADYSQIELRLLAHFSQDPLLLQAFRGDTDIHRLTAAEVFGVPPLLVTDEHRRRAKAVNFGIVYGLSAFGLSRQLGIPQKEAAGFIRRYFERYGGVKTYIERSLAQARQEGRVRTLFGRVRPIPNLDSRNPGLRGFAERTAINTPLQGTAADLIKLAMIRLQPQLAAHDARLLLQVHDELVLEVPERQAEALASAVRAAMEGVAALAVPLRVEVGIGPNWRDLN